A single genomic interval of Orcinus orca chromosome 19, mOrcOrc1.1, whole genome shotgun sequence harbors:
- the LRRC46 gene encoding leucine-rich repeat-containing protein 46 isoform X3, whose product MPGDKPAQSPEEGGVCITEALITKRNLAFPEDEDLSEKMFHTLAELQTVRLDREGITTIRNLEGFQNLHSLYLQGNKIERIENLACVPSLRFLSLAGNRIRQVENLRDLPHLQFLDLSENLIEILKLDEFPESLLILNLTGNSCTNQESYRRLVTEALPLLLDLDGQPVAERWTSDEEDQASSNEDEEFPELRGPFCSERGFLKELEQETSRHREHRQQTALLEHLLRVEMRPALTDLPPLPGAPMAGNSSPSVPPRQGKETSPEPVSLPQASSATKKPCLPASRSLQSTVQAGKGARAAAAAKASPAGAPSTTKTVTEKLKK is encoded by the exons ATGCCTGGAG ATAAGCCTGCCCAGAGTCCAGAGGAAGGCGGTGTGTGCATTACTGAAGCCCTTATCACGAAGCGGAACTTGGCCTTCCCTGAGGATGAGGACCTGTCAGAGAAGAT GTTCCACACGCTTGCTGAACTGCAGACTGTCCGCCTGGACCGGGAGGGAATTACCACTATCAGGAACCTAGAGGGCTTCCAGAATCTTCACAGCCTCTATCTGCAAGGG AATAAGATCGAGCGAATTGAGAACCTGGCCTGCGTCCCCTCCTTACG CTTCCTGTCTCTGGCAGGAAACCGAATCAGGCAGGTGGAAAACCTCCGCGACCTCCCACACCTCCAGTTTCTGGACCTTTCTGAGAACCTGATAGAAATACTGAAGCTGG ATGAATTCCCCGAGAGCCTTCTCATCCTCAACCTGACTGGAAACAGCTGCACCAACCAGGAGAGCTACAG GAGGCTGGTGACAGAAGCCCTGCCACTGCTCCTGGACCTAGACGGGCAGCCTGTGGCAGAGCGCTGGACCTCGGACGAGGAGGATCAAGCCTCAAGCAATGAGGACGAGGAGTTCCCAGAGCTGAGAGGCCCGTTCTGCTCAGAGCGAG GCTTCCTCAAGGAGCTGGAGCAGGAGACGAGCAGGCACCGGGAGCACAGGCAGCAGACAGCCCTGCTGGAGCACCTACTGAGGGTGGAGATGCGGCCCGCCCTCACCGACCTCCCACCGCTGCCAGGGGCGCCCATGGCCGGGAACAGCAGCCCTTCCGTCCCTCCCAGGCAAGGGAAGGAGACATCCCCAGAGCCCGTCTCCTTGCCACAAGCCTCCTCTGCCACCAAGAAACCATGCCTTCCGGCTTCCAGGAGCCTGCAAAGCACTGTTCAGGCAGGGAAGGGGGCCAGAGCGGCCGCAGCCGCCAAGGCCTCGCCGGCTGGGGCCCCCAGCACGACCAAAACCGTGACCGAAAAACTCAAGAAGTGA
- the MRPL10 gene encoding 39S ribosomal protein L10, mitochondrial isoform X1, whose translation MVARAEGKSGWRSLASLLGDWTPDGSSGRAGSPVPGSAHSCCCSSRRLRPPLPALGLPTILSSFRLARLRAVLPVAMAAAVAGMLRGGLLPQAGQLPIRQLVRYGSKAVTRHRRVMHFERQKLMAVTEYIPPKPAVNPRCLPPPPRPPQEETGLVRLLRREIAAVFRDNRMIAVCQNVALSAEDKLLMRHRLRRHKILMKVFPNQILKSFLEDSKYPNLLPLFVGHNLLLVSEEPKVKEMVRILKSVPFLPLLGGCVDDTILSRQGFINYSKLPSLALVQGELVGGLTLLTAQTHSLLQHQPLRLTALLDQYVRQQHEEDPVVPASGQPDPPDAVPDS comes from the exons ATGGTGGCGCGTGCGGAGGGCAAGAGCGGTTGGAGGAGTCTAGCGTCGTTGCTAGGAGACTGGACGCCAGATGGGTCATCTGGGAGGGCGGGCTCGCCGGTGCCGGGCTCGGCGCATTCGTGTTGCTGCTCCAGCCGGCGGCTCCGCCCTCCGCTTCCGGCCCTGGGACTACCCACAATCCTTAGCTCCTTCCGTCTCGCTAGGCTCCGGGCCGTTCTTCCGGTGGCGATGGCTGCGGCCGTGGCTGGGATGCTGCGAGGGGGTCTCCTGCCCCAGGCGG GCCAGCTGCCCATCCGCCAGCTTGTCCGCTATGGCTCCAAGGCTGTTACCCGTCACCGTCGTGTGATGCACTTTGAACGGCAGAAGCTGATGGCTGTGACTGAGTATATCCCCCCCAAACCTGCTGTCAACCCCAGATGCCTGCCGCCCCCTCCCAGGCCCCCCCAGGAG GAGACAGGCCTCGTCCGGCTCCTCCGTCGGGAGATAGCAGCAGTTTTCCGAGACAACCGAATGATAGCTGTCTGCCAGAACGTGGCTCTGAGCGCGGAGGACAAGCTTCTCATGCGGCACCGGCTGCGGAGGCACAAGATCCTGATGAAGGTCTTCCCCAACCAG ATCCTAAAGTCCTTCCTGGAAGATTCCAAGTACCCAAATTTGCTGCCCCTTTTTGTGGGGCACAACCTGCTGCTGGTCAGTGAAGAGCCCAAGGTCAAGGAGATGGTGCGAATCTTGAAGAGTGTGCCTTTCCTGCCGCTGTTGG GTGGCTGCGTTGATGACACCATCCTCAGCAGGCAGGGCTTCATCAACTACTCCAAGCTCCCCAGCCTGGCCCTGGTGCAGGGGGAGCTGGTAGGAGGACTTACCCTCCTCACGGCCCAGACCCACTCCCTGCTTCAGCACCAGCCCCTCCGGCTGACTGCCCTGCTGGATCAGTACGTCAGACAGCAACACGAGGAGGACCCTGTCGTGCCAGCCAGTGGGCAGCCGGATCCTCCCGACGCTGTTCCGGACTCGTAG
- the LRRC46 gene encoding leucine-rich repeat-containing protein 46 isoform X1, whose protein sequence is MCVIHHQSLFPFPVSPWFPSLMSRSLFGCGVIRVLKSNLAQPQVYALNHPPGENKSSQGSDNQFKKWDDHSQSATSPASRVDLVLGLCPFKRPPIQLTSAWFPQLGFFLQNKIERIENLACVPSLRFLSLAGNRIRQVENLRDLPHLQFLDLSENLIEILKLDEFPESLLILNLTGNSCTNQESYRRLVTEALPLLLDLDGQPVAERWTSDEEDQASSNEDEEFPELRGPFCSERGDPAFQGLQPPQSTPLPALWDLGEAKTAVVSGDVVPGPDQSGHAGFLKELEQETSRHREHRQQTALLEHLLRVEMRPALTDLPPLPGAPMAGNSSPSVPPRQGKETSPEPVSLPQASSATKKPCLPASRSLQSTVQAGKGARAAAAAKASPAGAPSTTKTVTEKLKK, encoded by the exons ATGTGTGTAATCCACCACCAAAGCCTTTTCCCTTTCCCCGTTTCCCCTTGGTTTCCTTCTCTGATGTCCAGGTCACTCTTTGGTTGTGGGGTGATCAGGGTACTTAAATCAAATTTAGCCCAGCCCCAAGTTTATGCCCTCAACCATCCACCTGGagaaaacaaatcatcccaaGGTAGTGACAACCAGTTCAAGAAGTGGGATGATCATTCCCAAAGCGCCACATCTCCAGCCTCAAGAGTAGACTTGGTTTTGGGGCTTTGTCCCTTTAAAAGGCCCCCCATTCAGCTGACCTCAGCTTGGTTTCCCCAACTCGGTTTCTTCCTGCAGAATAAGATCGAGCGAATTGAGAACCTGGCCTGCGTCCCCTCCTTACG CTTCCTGTCTCTGGCAGGAAACCGAATCAGGCAGGTGGAAAACCTCCGCGACCTCCCACACCTCCAGTTTCTGGACCTTTCTGAGAACCTGATAGAAATACTGAAGCTGG ATGAATTCCCCGAGAGCCTTCTCATCCTCAACCTGACTGGAAACAGCTGCACCAACCAGGAGAGCTACAG GAGGCTGGTGACAGAAGCCCTGCCACTGCTCCTGGACCTAGACGGGCAGCCTGTGGCAGAGCGCTGGACCTCGGACGAGGAGGATCAAGCCTCAAGCAATGAGGACGAGGAGTTCCCAGAGCTGAGAGGCCCGTTCTGCTCAGAGCGAGGTGACCCTGCTTTCCAAGGCTTGCAGCCTCCCCAGAGCACACCCCTGCCTGCCCTGTGGGATCTGGGAGAAGCTAAGACAGCGGTGGTGTCTGGGGACGTGGTCCCAGGGCCAGACCAGTCTGGGCATGCAG GCTTCCTCAAGGAGCTGGAGCAGGAGACGAGCAGGCACCGGGAGCACAGGCAGCAGACAGCCCTGCTGGAGCACCTACTGAGGGTGGAGATGCGGCCCGCCCTCACCGACCTCCCACCGCTGCCAGGGGCGCCCATGGCCGGGAACAGCAGCCCTTCCGTCCCTCCCAGGCAAGGGAAGGAGACATCCCCAGAGCCCGTCTCCTTGCCACAAGCCTCCTCTGCCACCAAGAAACCATGCCTTCCGGCTTCCAGGAGCCTGCAAAGCACTGTTCAGGCAGGGAAGGGGGCCAGAGCGGCCGCAGCCGCCAAGGCCTCGCCGGCTGGGGCCCCCAGCACGACCAAAACCGTGACCGAAAAACTCAAGAAGTGA
- the LRRC46 gene encoding leucine-rich repeat-containing protein 46 isoform X2, with the protein MPGDKPAQSPEEGGVCITEALITKRNLAFPEDEDLSEKMFHTLAELQTVRLDREGITTIRNLEGFQNLHSLYLQGNKIERIENLACVPSLRFLSLAGNRIRQVENLRDLPHLQFLDLSENLIEILKLDEFPESLLILNLTGNSCTNQESYRRLVTEALPLLLDLDGQPVAERWTSDEEDQASSNEDEEFPELRGPFCSERGDPAFQGLQPPQSTPLPALWDLGEAKTAVVSGDVVPGPDQSGHAGFLKELEQETSRHREHRQQTALLEHLLRVEMRPALTDLPPLPGAPMAGNSSPSVPPRQGKETSPEPVSLPQASSATKKPCLPASRSLQSTVQAGKGARAAAAAKASPAGAPSTTKTVTEKLKK; encoded by the exons ATGCCTGGAG ATAAGCCTGCCCAGAGTCCAGAGGAAGGCGGTGTGTGCATTACTGAAGCCCTTATCACGAAGCGGAACTTGGCCTTCCCTGAGGATGAGGACCTGTCAGAGAAGAT GTTCCACACGCTTGCTGAACTGCAGACTGTCCGCCTGGACCGGGAGGGAATTACCACTATCAGGAACCTAGAGGGCTTCCAGAATCTTCACAGCCTCTATCTGCAAGGG AATAAGATCGAGCGAATTGAGAACCTGGCCTGCGTCCCCTCCTTACG CTTCCTGTCTCTGGCAGGAAACCGAATCAGGCAGGTGGAAAACCTCCGCGACCTCCCACACCTCCAGTTTCTGGACCTTTCTGAGAACCTGATAGAAATACTGAAGCTGG ATGAATTCCCCGAGAGCCTTCTCATCCTCAACCTGACTGGAAACAGCTGCACCAACCAGGAGAGCTACAG GAGGCTGGTGACAGAAGCCCTGCCACTGCTCCTGGACCTAGACGGGCAGCCTGTGGCAGAGCGCTGGACCTCGGACGAGGAGGATCAAGCCTCAAGCAATGAGGACGAGGAGTTCCCAGAGCTGAGAGGCCCGTTCTGCTCAGAGCGAGGTGACCCTGCTTTCCAAGGCTTGCAGCCTCCCCAGAGCACACCCCTGCCTGCCCTGTGGGATCTGGGAGAAGCTAAGACAGCGGTGGTGTCTGGGGACGTGGTCCCAGGGCCAGACCAGTCTGGGCATGCAG GCTTCCTCAAGGAGCTGGAGCAGGAGACGAGCAGGCACCGGGAGCACAGGCAGCAGACAGCCCTGCTGGAGCACCTACTGAGGGTGGAGATGCGGCCCGCCCTCACCGACCTCCCACCGCTGCCAGGGGCGCCCATGGCCGGGAACAGCAGCCCTTCCGTCCCTCCCAGGCAAGGGAAGGAGACATCCCCAGAGCCCGTCTCCTTGCCACAAGCCTCCTCTGCCACCAAGAAACCATGCCTTCCGGCTTCCAGGAGCCTGCAAAGCACTGTTCAGGCAGGGAAGGGGGCCAGAGCGGCCGCAGCCGCCAAGGCCTCGCCGGCTGGGGCCCCCAGCACGACCAAAACCGTGACCGAAAAACTCAAGAAGTGA
- the SCRN2 gene encoding secernin-2 isoform X2, with protein MASWSPDTPCSCDCFVSVPPASAIPAVIFAKNSDRPREEVQEVVFVPAGTHVPGSRLQCTYIEVEQVSKTHAVILSRPSWLWGAEMGANEHGVCIGNEAVWTKEPVGTGEALLGMDLLRLALERGSSAQEALHVITGLLERYGQGGSCREDPMPFCYHNTFLLADRTEAWVLETAGRLWAAQRIQEGARNISNQLSIGTDISAEHPELRPHARAQGWWDGQGAFDFAQTFSLTQQPVRMEAAKARFRAGQELLQQRQGGITAEAMMGILRSKESGICMDSGGFRTTASMVSVLPQDPTQPCVHFLTATPDPSRSVFKPFIFGVGAAQVPQVLSPTFGAQDPVRSLPRFQTQVDRRHALYRGHQVALGLMESEQDRGQQLRQKQRDLEQEGLEAVRGLLAREWAPPPQELGGLFQAFVEKESRAYA; from the exons ATGGCATCGTGGAGCCCTGACACCCCATGTTCCTGCGACTGCTTTGTCTCGGTGCCCCCGGCCTCGGCCATCCCAGCTGTGATCTTTGCCAAGAACTCTGACCGGCCCCGGGAAGAGGTGCAGGAGGTGGTGTTTGTACCGGCAGGCACTCATGTCCCTGGGAGCCGGCTCCAG TGCACCTACATTGAGGTGGAACAGGTGTCAAAGACCCATGCTGTGATCCTGAGCCGCCCTTCTTGGCTGTGGGGGGCTGAGATGGGTGCCAATGAGCATGGTGTCTGCATTGGCAACGAGGCGGTGTGGACCAAGGAGCCAGTTGGGACAGGGGAAGCCCTGCTGGGCATGGATTTACTCAG GCTGGCTTTAGAACGTGGCAGCTCAGCCCAGGAGGCCTTGCACGTGATCACAGGCTTGCTGGAGCGCTACGGGCAGGGGGGCAGCTGCCGGGAGGACCCCATGCCATTCTGCTACCACAACACCTTCCTGCTGGCCGACCGGACTGAGGCATGGGTGCTGGAGACGGCGGGGAGGCTGTGGGCTGCGCAGAGGATCCAGG AGGGGGCCCGCAACATCTCCAACCAGCTGAGCATCGGCACGGACATCTCAGCAGAACACCCTGAGCTCCGGCCCCACGCCCGGGCCCAGGGCTGGTGGGATGGGCAGGGTGCCTTTGACTTTGCCCAGACCTTCTCCCTGACCCAGCAGCCTGTGCGCATGGAGGCTGCCAAGGCCCGCTTCCGGGCCGGGCAGGAGCTGCTGCAGCAAAGGCAAG GGGGCATCACGGCAGAGGCGATGATGGGCATCCTCAGGAGCAAGGAGAGTGGCATCTGTATGGACTCCGGAGGCTTCCGCACCACGGCCAGCATGGTGTCCGTGCTGCCCCAGGACCCCACACAGCCCTGCGTCCACTTCCTCACTGCCACGCCAGACCCGTCCCG GTCGGTGTTCAAACCTTTCATCTTTGGTGTGGGAGCGGCCCAGGTCCCCCAGGTGCTGTCCCCCACTTTTGGAGCACAGGACCCTGTTCGGAGCCTGCCTCGATTCCAGACTCAGGTGGATCGCCGGCACGCCCTCTACCGCGGACACCAGGTGGCCCTGGGGCTGATGGAGAGTGAGCAG GATCGTGGGCAGCAGCTCCGGCAGAAGCAGCGGGACCTGGAGCAGGAAGGCCTGGAGGCTGTGCGGGGGCTGCTGGCCAGGGAGTGGGCCCCACCGCCCCAGGAGCTGGGCGGCCTCTTCCAGGCCTTTGTGGAGAAGGAGAGCCGGGCATATGCCTGA
- the LRRC46 gene encoding leucine-rich repeat-containing protein 46 isoform X4: protein MPGDKPAQSPEEGGVCITEALITKRNLAFPEDEDLSEKIIRSSELRTWPASPPYDEFPESLLILNLTGNSCTNQESYRRLVTEALPLLLDLDGQPVAERWTSDEEDQASSNEDEEFPELRGPFCSERGDPAFQGLQPPQSTPLPALWDLGEAKTAVVSGDVVPGPDQSGHAGFLKELEQETSRHREHRQQTALLEHLLRVEMRPALTDLPPLPGAPMAGNSSPSVPPRQGKETSPEPVSLPQASSATKKPCLPASRSLQSTVQAGKGARAAAAAKASPAGAPSTTKTVTEKLKK from the exons ATGCCTGGAG ATAAGCCTGCCCAGAGTCCAGAGGAAGGCGGTGTGTGCATTACTGAAGCCCTTATCACGAAGCGGAACTTGGCCTTCCCTGAGGATGAGGACCTGTCAGAGAAGAT AATAAGATCGAGCGAATTGAGAACCTGGCCTGCGTCCCCTCCTTACG ATGAATTCCCCGAGAGCCTTCTCATCCTCAACCTGACTGGAAACAGCTGCACCAACCAGGAGAGCTACAG GAGGCTGGTGACAGAAGCCCTGCCACTGCTCCTGGACCTAGACGGGCAGCCTGTGGCAGAGCGCTGGACCTCGGACGAGGAGGATCAAGCCTCAAGCAATGAGGACGAGGAGTTCCCAGAGCTGAGAGGCCCGTTCTGCTCAGAGCGAGGTGACCCTGCTTTCCAAGGCTTGCAGCCTCCCCAGAGCACACCCCTGCCTGCCCTGTGGGATCTGGGAGAAGCTAAGACAGCGGTGGTGTCTGGGGACGTGGTCCCAGGGCCAGACCAGTCTGGGCATGCAG GCTTCCTCAAGGAGCTGGAGCAGGAGACGAGCAGGCACCGGGAGCACAGGCAGCAGACAGCCCTGCTGGAGCACCTACTGAGGGTGGAGATGCGGCCCGCCCTCACCGACCTCCCACCGCTGCCAGGGGCGCCCATGGCCGGGAACAGCAGCCCTTCCGTCCCTCCCAGGCAAGGGAAGGAGACATCCCCAGAGCCCGTCTCCTTGCCACAAGCCTCCTCTGCCACCAAGAAACCATGCCTTCCGGCTTCCAGGAGCCTGCAAAGCACTGTTCAGGCAGGGAAGGGGGCCAGAGCGGCCGCAGCCGCCAAGGCCTCGCCGGCTGGGGCCCCCAGCACGACCAAAACCGTGACCGAAAAACTCAAGAAGTGA
- the SCRN2 gene encoding secernin-2 isoform X1, which yields MERWHERDTLISTSPQMASWSPDTPCSCDCFVSVPPASAIPAVIFAKNSDRPREEVQEVVFVPAGTHVPGSRLQCTYIEVEQVSKTHAVILSRPSWLWGAEMGANEHGVCIGNEAVWTKEPVGTGEALLGMDLLRLALERGSSAQEALHVITGLLERYGQGGSCREDPMPFCYHNTFLLADRTEAWVLETAGRLWAAQRIQEGARNISNQLSIGTDISAEHPELRPHARAQGWWDGQGAFDFAQTFSLTQQPVRMEAAKARFRAGQELLQQRQGGITAEAMMGILRSKESGICMDSGGFRTTASMVSVLPQDPTQPCVHFLTATPDPSRSVFKPFIFGVGAAQVPQVLSPTFGAQDPVRSLPRFQTQVDRRHALYRGHQVALGLMESEQDRGQQLRQKQRDLEQEGLEAVRGLLAREWAPPPQELGGLFQAFVEKESRAYA from the exons ATGGAGAGGTGGCACGAGAGGGACACACTCATCTCCACCTCTCCGCAGATGGCATCGTGGAGCCCTGACACCCCATGTTCCTGCGACTGCTTTGTCTCGGTGCCCCCGGCCTCGGCCATCCCAGCTGTGATCTTTGCCAAGAACTCTGACCGGCCCCGGGAAGAGGTGCAGGAGGTGGTGTTTGTACCGGCAGGCACTCATGTCCCTGGGAGCCGGCTCCAG TGCACCTACATTGAGGTGGAACAGGTGTCAAAGACCCATGCTGTGATCCTGAGCCGCCCTTCTTGGCTGTGGGGGGCTGAGATGGGTGCCAATGAGCATGGTGTCTGCATTGGCAACGAGGCGGTGTGGACCAAGGAGCCAGTTGGGACAGGGGAAGCCCTGCTGGGCATGGATTTACTCAG GCTGGCTTTAGAACGTGGCAGCTCAGCCCAGGAGGCCTTGCACGTGATCACAGGCTTGCTGGAGCGCTACGGGCAGGGGGGCAGCTGCCGGGAGGACCCCATGCCATTCTGCTACCACAACACCTTCCTGCTGGCCGACCGGACTGAGGCATGGGTGCTGGAGACGGCGGGGAGGCTGTGGGCTGCGCAGAGGATCCAGG AGGGGGCCCGCAACATCTCCAACCAGCTGAGCATCGGCACGGACATCTCAGCAGAACACCCTGAGCTCCGGCCCCACGCCCGGGCCCAGGGCTGGTGGGATGGGCAGGGTGCCTTTGACTTTGCCCAGACCTTCTCCCTGACCCAGCAGCCTGTGCGCATGGAGGCTGCCAAGGCCCGCTTCCGGGCCGGGCAGGAGCTGCTGCAGCAAAGGCAAG GGGGCATCACGGCAGAGGCGATGATGGGCATCCTCAGGAGCAAGGAGAGTGGCATCTGTATGGACTCCGGAGGCTTCCGCACCACGGCCAGCATGGTGTCCGTGCTGCCCCAGGACCCCACACAGCCCTGCGTCCACTTCCTCACTGCCACGCCAGACCCGTCCCG GTCGGTGTTCAAACCTTTCATCTTTGGTGTGGGAGCGGCCCAGGTCCCCCAGGTGCTGTCCCCCACTTTTGGAGCACAGGACCCTGTTCGGAGCCTGCCTCGATTCCAGACTCAGGTGGATCGCCGGCACGCCCTCTACCGCGGACACCAGGTGGCCCTGGGGCTGATGGAGAGTGAGCAG GATCGTGGGCAGCAGCTCCGGCAGAAGCAGCGGGACCTGGAGCAGGAAGGCCTGGAGGCTGTGCGGGGGCTGCTGGCCAGGGAGTGGGCCCCACCGCCCCAGGAGCTGGGCGGCCTCTTCCAGGCCTTTGTGGAGAAGGAGAGCCGGGCATATGCCTGA
- the MRPL10 gene encoding 39S ribosomal protein L10, mitochondrial isoform X2: MHFERQKLMAVTEYIPPKPAVNPRCLPPPPRPPQEETGLVRLLRREIAAVFRDNRMIAVCQNVALSAEDKLLMRHRLRRHKILMKVFPNQILKSFLEDSKYPNLLPLFVGHNLLLVSEEPKVKEMVRILKSVPFLPLLGGCVDDTILSRQGFINYSKLPSLALVQGELVGGLTLLTAQTHSLLQHQPLRLTALLDQYVRQQHEEDPVVPASGQPDPPDAVPDS, translated from the exons ATGCACTTTGAACGGCAGAAGCTGATGGCTGTGACTGAGTATATCCCCCCCAAACCTGCTGTCAACCCCAGATGCCTGCCGCCCCCTCCCAGGCCCCCCCAGGAG GAGACAGGCCTCGTCCGGCTCCTCCGTCGGGAGATAGCAGCAGTTTTCCGAGACAACCGAATGATAGCTGTCTGCCAGAACGTGGCTCTGAGCGCGGAGGACAAGCTTCTCATGCGGCACCGGCTGCGGAGGCACAAGATCCTGATGAAGGTCTTCCCCAACCAG ATCCTAAAGTCCTTCCTGGAAGATTCCAAGTACCCAAATTTGCTGCCCCTTTTTGTGGGGCACAACCTGCTGCTGGTCAGTGAAGAGCCCAAGGTCAAGGAGATGGTGCGAATCTTGAAGAGTGTGCCTTTCCTGCCGCTGTTGG GTGGCTGCGTTGATGACACCATCCTCAGCAGGCAGGGCTTCATCAACTACTCCAAGCTCCCCAGCCTGGCCCTGGTGCAGGGGGAGCTGGTAGGAGGACTTACCCTCCTCACGGCCCAGACCCACTCCCTGCTTCAGCACCAGCCCCTCCGGCTGACTGCCCTGCTGGATCAGTACGTCAGACAGCAACACGAGGAGGACCCTGTCGTGCCAGCCAGTGGGCAGCCGGATCCTCCCGACGCTGTTCCGGACTCGTAG